A section of the Macadamia integrifolia cultivar HAES 741 chromosome 9, SCU_Mint_v3, whole genome shotgun sequence genome encodes:
- the LOC122090014 gene encoding protein EPIDERMAL PATTERNING FACTOR 2-like produces MMKKLSITSILAYTALLLTSMLLCLAETPVSFKGQGSSPSGTPKDGLLKKEEAGMERFPIGSILPDCAHACGPCFPGKRAMVSFSKCSIAESCHIVYRCRCRGRFYHVPSN; encoded by the exons atgatgaagaagttgtCCATCACCTCCATTTTAGCCTATACAGCCCTTCTCCTTACTTCTATGCTTTTGTGTTTAGCAGAGACTCCAGTGAGCTTCAAGGGTCAAGGTAGCAGTCCCAGTGGGACTCCCAAG GATGGGTTACTAAAGAAGGAGGAAGCTGGAATGGAGAGGTTCCCAATAGGATCAATCTTGCCTGACTGTGCACATGCATGTGGGCCATGCTTTCCAGGCAAGAGGGCGATGGTGAGCTTCAGCAAGTGTTCCATTGCAGAGTCTTGCCATATTGTCTACAGATGTAGATGCAGAGGGAGATTCTATCATGTTCCTTCAAACTGA